The nucleotide window ATCGAAGTCCTCGGCCCCGGCTGTTCCCGGTGCGCCGCGCTCCACGAAAACGTGCTCGAGGCGGTCCGCGGCGCCGGCGCCGCCTGCGAGGTGGAAAAGGTCACCGACATGCGGCGGATCGCTGCCACCGGCGCGATCTCCACGCCGATCCTCGTGATCGACGGCGAGGTCAAGTCGGCCGGCCGCGTCCTTTCGCCCGACCAGATCAAGCAGTTCCTGGGCTGAGAGGCGCCGCATGGCCGACCGCACCGCGACCCGCGGGACCGAGCCGCGCCGGCGCCTCGCGCTCGGCCTCGGCGCCGCGGCCGCGCTCTGGCTCCCGCTCTACCTCGTCCTGCAGCCCGCGGCGCGGGCGCTGGCGTACCGCGTCCTGCCGCTCAGCGAGGGGACGCGTCTCGGCGCGGCCGTCGAGTTCTTCGCCTTCGAGACGCCGAAGGTGCTGCTGCTCCTCGTCGCGGTCGTCTTCGGCGTCGGGATCGTGCGCACCTTCTTCACCCCCGAGCGCACCCGCC belongs to bacterium and includes:
- a CDS encoding thioredoxin family protein translates to MSATPSAPSAMEARMKIEVLGPGCSRCAALHENVLEAVRGAGAACEVEKVTDMRRIAATGAISTPILVIDGEVKSAGRVLSPDQIKQFLG